In a genomic window of Amblyomma americanum isolate KBUSLIRL-KWMA chromosome 4, ASM5285725v1, whole genome shotgun sequence:
- the LOC144130073 gene encoding uncharacterized protein LOC144130073, protein MREAIPVEKRVAIGLYRLRSSTEDQTIAHLFGVGRSTVNLITKEFFAAVIDVLGGEWLNMVSRQEMPNHIREFYAFSGFPQALGAMDGCHIPISPPQEHAADYYNYKGWHSIILLAIVDHKYSFRYLNVGSPGRCHDAFVYGRSQLSKHIKSDYFQSPVSVIEGVAVPPVVLCDQAFPLTSNLLKPFANALSGSKEAQFNYSLSKTRRIVENAFGRLKARFRFVMKRMECKLPTAKRAIKAACVLHNICEALNDPIEQQWVQEVHEFDFLYAQLVHNTTEASSHGNEVRAALATYFSKKESLCRASRRAGI, encoded by the exons ATGCGGGAAGCCATTCCGGTTGAAAAACGCGTAGCGATAGGACTCTACCGGCTGCGTTCCAGCACTGAGGACCAGACCATCGCCCATCTATTTGGTGTGGGACGGTCAACAGTGAATCTCATCACCAAGGAGTTTTTTGCCGCAGTCATTGATGTGTTGGGAGGGGAGTGGCTTAACATGGTCAGCCGGCAAGAAATGCCCAATCACATCCGTGAATTCTATGCGTTCAGCGGCTTCCCCCAGGCTCTCGGCGCCATGGATGGATGTCACATTCCCATCTCACCACCACAAGAGCATGCAGCTGATTACTACAATTATAAAGGGTG GCACAGCATCATTCTTTTGGCCATTGTTGACCACAAGTACAGCTTCCGGTACCTGAATGTGGGGAGCCCTGGAAGATGCCACGATGCTTTTGTGTACGGGCGGTCACAGCTCTCCAAACACATCAAGAGTGACTACTTCCAGTCACCTGTGTCCGTCATCGAGGGAGTAGCTGTGCCACCGGTGGTGCTTTGCGACCAAGCTTTCCCTTTAACTTCAAATCTTCTCAAGCCGTTTGCGAATGCTCTTTCAGGCTCGAAAGAAGCACAATTCAATTACAGTTTGTCAAAGACAAGAAGAATAGTTGAGAATGCCTTTGGACGACTGAAGGCTCGCTTCAGATTCGTCATGAAGCGTATGGAGTGCAAGCTTCCAACCGCAAAGCGAGCCATCAAAGCAGCATGTGTTCTGCACAACATCTGCGAGGCTCTAAATGACCCCATAGAACAGCAGTGGGTGCAGGAAGTGCACGAGTTTGATTTCTTGTATGCACAACTTGTGCATAACACAACTGAAGCCAGCAGCCATGGAAATGAAGTCAGGGCAGCCCTTGCCACTTATttctctaaaaaagaaagcctctgcAGAGCATCCCGCAGAGCAGGAATCTGA